A genomic region of Vespa crabro chromosome 19, iyVesCrab1.2, whole genome shotgun sequence contains the following coding sequences:
- the LOC124430838 gene encoding glucose transporter type 1 isoform X3: MADPRGFKPINQLWQSVAVSTDPDSEYLYEEISGLSGSQDIEVRPAGAAVVGEEEEEEEEEEEGGEGAEEEEEEEEEEEEEEEEEEEEEEDEEDEERGLERQKEICSSRSNRGWWRYHDTESIGTTTIATSKKTGDSRSRSRSADRPSSSERKNIGSRVEEEQYAARRSYVESGTGAVLPPPATALKLTRERTSSSTVARYLHSASTNTGQHYHHHHHGLHSKHPPGGATRPSVRHHHQHRSSRGFFSNETQEEIQEDDEATLRELLVSLQKQVSVMSMNLSAKLDELQRGDRQLETTVALCEIRTQLQELTKSVESCQSEVSEVKRDMVAIKHELDTVQQVKEEIEELREYVDRLEEHSHRRKLRLLEQGLTFFLSYAILAAVLGMLQFGYNTGVINAPEVNIENFMKDVYKNRYGEDITDDSVKKLYSIAVSIFAIGGMLGGFSGGIIANRFGRKGGLLLNNVLGIVGACLMGCTKIAHSYEMLFFGRFIIGVNCGLNTSLVPMYISEIAPLNLRGGLGTVNQLAVTVGLLVSQVLGIEQILGTNEGWPVLLGLAICPAILQLLLLPICPESPRYLLITKQWEEEARKALRRLRASNQVEEDIEEMRAEERAQQAESTISMTELICSPTLRAPLVIGVVMQLSQQLSGINAVFYYSTSLFTSSGLTEESAKFATIGIGAIMVGMTLVSIPLMDRTGRRTLHLYGLGGMFIFSIFITISFLIKEFFGYVQEMIDWMSYLSVVSTLSFVVFFAVGPGSIPWMITAELFSQGPRPAAMSIAVLVNWMANFLVGIGFPSMKSSLENYTFLPFSAFLAIFWIFTYKKVPETKNKTFEEILALFRHGNDRSSLRDSRLYGCVCSWIRAIFRRSRSTGEATAPASPATLSEQRCLTMGNNSS, from the exons ATGGCCGATCCACGCGGCTTCAAACCAATAAATCAGTTGTGGCAGAGCGTGGCAGTATCAACGGATCCAGATTCGGAATACTTATACGAAGAGATCTCGGGCCTTTCGGGGTCCCAGGATATCGAGGTAAGGCCGGCGGGGGCCGCCGTCGTtggggaggaggaagaggaagaggaggaagaagaagagggaggagagggagcagaagaggaggaggaggaggaggaggaggaggaggaggaggaggaggaagaggaagaagaggaggaggacgaggaggacgaAGAGAGAGGACTCGaacgacaaaaagaaatttgtagcAGCAGAAGTAACAGAGGTTGGTGGAGATATCACGATACTGAGAGTATCGGCACCACCACCATCGCGACTAGCAAGAAAACAGGCGACTCGAGGTCGCGAAGCAGATCGGCCGACAGGCCATCATCGAGTGAGAGGAAAAATATCGGTAGCAGGGTGGAGGAGGAGCAGTATGCCGCGCGTAGGAGTTACGTGGAGTCCGGTACAGGAGCCGTACTGCCACCTCCTGCGACCGCTCTCAAGCTGACCAGGGAGCGAACAAGCAGCAGCACCGTTGCTCGGTACCTGCACTCGGCCAGTACCAATACCGGCCAACattatcaccatcatcatcacggCTTACACAGCAAACATCCGCCCGGAGGTGCGACTAGGCCGAGCGTCAGGCATCATCATCAGCATCGCTCAAGCCGCGGATTTTTCAGTAATGAGACGCAGGAAGAGATACAGGAGGACGATGAAGCTACTCTACGGGAGTTGCTTGTAAG TCTGCAGAAACAGGTCAGCGTTATGAGTATGAACTTGAGTGCCAAGTTGGACGAGCTGCAGCGGGGTGACCGCCAGCTGGAGACTACTGTCGCCCTGTGTGAGATACGCACGCAGCTACAGGAGCTCACCAAAAGTGTTGAGTCTTGCCAGAGCGAAGTCAGCGAGGTGAAGAGGGATATGGTTGCGATTAAG CACGAGCTAGACACCGTGCAGCAAGTAAAGGAGGAGATAGAGGAGTTACGAGAATATGTAGATCGTCTGGAAGAGCATTCACACCGGCGAAAACTCAGACTGTTGGAACAG GgcttaacatttttcttatcgtatgCGATATTGGCGGCTGTTTTGGGCATGTTGCAATTTGGATATAACACAGGAGTCATTAACGCACCCGAAGTG AATATAGAGAATTTTATGAAAGATgtgtataaaaatagatacgGAGAGGATATTACTGATGATTCTGTTAAAAAACTATATTCTATAGCGGTGAGCATATTTGCAATTGGTGGTATGCTAGGTGGTTTTAGCGGAGGAATAATTGCCAACAGATTTGGCAG AAAGGGGGGCTTACTGCTAAACAACGTGCTGGGCATCGTGGGGGCATGCCTGATGGGTTGTACAAAGATTGCTCACTCTTACGAAATGTTGTTCTTTGGACGGTTCATCATCGGTGTCAATTGTGGCTTAAATACCTCATTGGTTCCCATGTACATATCGGAGATAGCACCACTGAACCTAAGAGGTGGCCTAGGCACGGTGAACCAGCTCGCTGTTACGGTGGGCCTCCTGGTCTCCCAGGTGCTGGGCATCGAGCAAATCCTTGGGACAAACGAGGGTTGGCCTGTTCTCTTAGGATTAGCTATCTGTCCTGCCATTCTACAACTATTATTGCTTCCAATATGTCCCGAATCTCCGAG ATACTTGCTTATTACTAAACAATGGGAGGAAGAAGCACGAAAAGCTTTAAGAAGATTAAGAGCTAGCAATCAGGTAGAGGAAGATATCGAAGAGATGAGAGCAGAGGAAAGAGCTCAACAAGCTGAATCCACGATCTCTATGACAGAGCTTATATGTAGTCCAACGTTAAGAGCACCTCTTGTTATTGGTGTGGTCATGCAACTCTCGCAACAGCTATCTGGTATTAATGCC GTATTTTACTATTCTACGAGTTTGTTCACCAGTTCAGGTTTAACAGAAGAAAGCGCTAAATTTGCGACCATAGGCATAGGTGCCATTATGGTTGGTATGACGCTAGTTTCGATCCCACTTATGGATAGGACAGGAAGGCGTACCTTACATTTGTATGGTCTTGGTGGCATGtttatcttttcaatattCATCACAATTTCGTTTCTAATAAAG GAGTTTTTTGGTTACGTACAGGAAATGATTGACTGGATGTCCTATCTGTCGGTTGTATCGACGCTTAGTTTCGTGGTATTTTTTGCTGTGGGGCCTGGATCTATTCCTTGGATGATTACAGCAGAGTTGTTTTCGCAAGGCCCTAGACCTGCTGCTATGTCCATTGCAGTTCTTGTCAATTGGATGGCTAATTTTTTGGTTGGCATTGGTTTTCCAAGCATGAAG TCTAGCCTTGAAAACTACACGTTCCTACCGTTCAGTGCATTCCTAGCCATCTTCTGGATCTTCACTTACAAGAAGGTTCCTGAGACCAAAAATAAAACCTTTGAAGAGATTCTAGCtttattcagacatggtaacGACAG GAGCAGCTTGCGAGACAGCAGACTTTACGG TTGTGTTTGCAGCTGGATCCGAGCGATCTTCCGTCGCTCCCGCTCAACCGGAGAGGCCACCGCCCCCGCTTCCCCCGCCACGCTTTCCGAACAGCGGTGTCTGACAATGGGAAATAACTCCTCTTAA
- the LOC124430838 gene encoding glucose transporter type 1 isoform X9: protein MSMNLSAKLDELQRGDRQLETTVALCEIRTQLQELTKSVESCQSEVSEVKRDMVAIKHELDTVQQVKEEIEELREYVDRLEEHSHRRKLRLLEQGLTFFLSYAILAAVLGMLQFGYNTGVINAPEVNIENFMKDVYKNRYGEDITDDSVKKLYSIAVSIFAIGGMLGGFSGGIIANRFGRKGGLLLNNVLGIVGACLMGCTKIAHSYEMLFFGRFIIGVNCGLNTSLVPMYISEIAPLNLRGGLGTVNQLAVTVGLLVSQVLGIEQILGTNEGWPVLLGLAICPAILQLLLLPICPESPRYLLITKQWEEEARKALRRLRASNQVEEDIEEMRAEERAQQAESTISMTELICSPTLRAPLVIGVVMQLSQQLSGINAVFYYSTSLFTSSGLTEESAKFATIGIGAIMVGMTLVSIPLMDRTGRRTLHLYGLGGMFIFSIFITISFLIKEFFGYVQEMIDWMSYLSVVSTLSFVVFFAVGPGSIPWMITAELFSQGPRPAAMSIAVLVNWMANFLVGIGFPSMKSSLENYTFLPFSAFLAIFWIFTYKKVPETKNKTFEEILALFRHGNDRSSLRDSRLYGSMLNCVNALEGHIPPAESAALMVAEEKPHPDSFVFAAGSERSSVAPAQPERPPPPLPPPRFPNSGV, encoded by the exons ATGAGTATGAACTTGAGTGCCAAGTTGGACGAGCTGCAGCGGGGTGACCGCCAGCTGGAGACTACTGTCGCCCTGTGTGAGATACGCACGCAGCTACAGGAGCTCACCAAAAGTGTTGAGTCTTGCCAGAGCGAAGTCAGCGAGGTGAAGAGGGATATGGTTGCGATTAAG CACGAGCTAGACACCGTGCAGCAAGTAAAGGAGGAGATAGAGGAGTTACGAGAATATGTAGATCGTCTGGAAGAGCATTCACACCGGCGAAAACTCAGACTGTTGGAACAG GgcttaacatttttcttatcgtatgCGATATTGGCGGCTGTTTTGGGCATGTTGCAATTTGGATATAACACAGGAGTCATTAACGCACCCGAAGTG AATATAGAGAATTTTATGAAAGATgtgtataaaaatagatacgGAGAGGATATTACTGATGATTCTGTTAAAAAACTATATTCTATAGCGGTGAGCATATTTGCAATTGGTGGTATGCTAGGTGGTTTTAGCGGAGGAATAATTGCCAACAGATTTGGCAG AAAGGGGGGCTTACTGCTAAACAACGTGCTGGGCATCGTGGGGGCATGCCTGATGGGTTGTACAAAGATTGCTCACTCTTACGAAATGTTGTTCTTTGGACGGTTCATCATCGGTGTCAATTGTGGCTTAAATACCTCATTGGTTCCCATGTACATATCGGAGATAGCACCACTGAACCTAAGAGGTGGCCTAGGCACGGTGAACCAGCTCGCTGTTACGGTGGGCCTCCTGGTCTCCCAGGTGCTGGGCATCGAGCAAATCCTTGGGACAAACGAGGGTTGGCCTGTTCTCTTAGGATTAGCTATCTGTCCTGCCATTCTACAACTATTATTGCTTCCAATATGTCCCGAATCTCCGAG ATACTTGCTTATTACTAAACAATGGGAGGAAGAAGCACGAAAAGCTTTAAGAAGATTAAGAGCTAGCAATCAGGTAGAGGAAGATATCGAAGAGATGAGAGCAGAGGAAAGAGCTCAACAAGCTGAATCCACGATCTCTATGACAGAGCTTATATGTAGTCCAACGTTAAGAGCACCTCTTGTTATTGGTGTGGTCATGCAACTCTCGCAACAGCTATCTGGTATTAATGCC GTATTTTACTATTCTACGAGTTTGTTCACCAGTTCAGGTTTAACAGAAGAAAGCGCTAAATTTGCGACCATAGGCATAGGTGCCATTATGGTTGGTATGACGCTAGTTTCGATCCCACTTATGGATAGGACAGGAAGGCGTACCTTACATTTGTATGGTCTTGGTGGCATGtttatcttttcaatattCATCACAATTTCGTTTCTAATAAAG GAGTTTTTTGGTTACGTACAGGAAATGATTGACTGGATGTCCTATCTGTCGGTTGTATCGACGCTTAGTTTCGTGGTATTTTTTGCTGTGGGGCCTGGATCTATTCCTTGGATGATTACAGCAGAGTTGTTTTCGCAAGGCCCTAGACCTGCTGCTATGTCCATTGCAGTTCTTGTCAATTGGATGGCTAATTTTTTGGTTGGCATTGGTTTTCCAAGCATGAAG TCTAGCCTTGAAAACTACACGTTCCTACCGTTCAGTGCATTCCTAGCCATCTTCTGGATCTTCACTTACAAGAAGGTTCCTGAGACCAAAAATAAAACCTTTGAAGAGATTCTAGCtttattcagacatggtaacGACAG GAGCAGCTTGCGAGACAGCAGACTTTACGG GAGCATGCTAAACTGTGTGAATGCATTAGAGGGACACATACCGCCAGCAGAGAGTGCAGCCCTGATGGTGGCAGAAGAGAAGCCACATCCAGATTCAT TTGTGTTTGCAGCTGGATCCGAGCGATCTTCCGTCGCTCCCGCTCAACCGGAGAGGCCACCGCCCCCGCTTCCCCCGCCACGCTTTCCGAACAGCGGTGTCTGA
- the LOC124430838 gene encoding glucose transporter type 1 isoform X1, producing MADPRGFKPINQLWQSVAVSTDPDSEYLYEEISGLSGSQDIEVRPAGAAVVGEEEEEEEEEEEGGEGAEEEEEEEEEEEEEEEEEEEEEEDEEDEERGLERQKEICSSRSNRGWWRYHDTESIGTTTIATSKKTGDSRSRSRSADRPSSSERKNIGSRVEEEQYAARRSYVESGTGAVLPPPATALKLTRERTSSSTVARYLHSASTNTGQHYHHHHHGLHSKHPPGGATRPSVRHHHQHRSSRGFFSNETQEEIQEDDEATLRELLVSLQKQVSVMSMNLSAKLDELQRGDRQLETTVALCEIRTQLQELTKSVESCQSEVSEVKRDMVAIKHELDTVQQVKEEIEELREYVDRLEEHSHRRKLRLLEQGLTFFLSYAILAAVLGMLQFGYNTGVINAPEVNIENFMKDVYKNRYGEDITDDSVKKLYSIAVSIFAIGGMLGGFSGGIIANRFGRKGGLLLNNVLGIVGACLMGCTKIAHSYEMLFFGRFIIGVNCGLNTSLVPMYISEIAPLNLRGGLGTVNQLAVTVGLLVSQVLGIEQILGTNEGWPVLLGLAICPAILQLLLLPICPESPRYLLITKQWEEEARKALRRLRASNQVEEDIEEMRAEERAQQAESTISMTELICSPTLRAPLVIGVVMQLSQQLSGINAVFYYSTSLFTSSGLTEESAKFATIGIGAIMVGMTLVSIPLMDRTGRRTLHLYGLGGMFIFSIFITISFLIKEFFGYVQEMIDWMSYLSVVSTLSFVVFFAVGPGSIPWMITAELFSQGPRPAAMSIAVLVNWMANFLVGIGFPSMKSSLENYTFLPFSAFLAIFWIFTYKKVPETKNKTFEEILALFRHGNDRSSLRDSRLYGSMLNCVNALEGHIPPAESAALMVAEEKPHPDSFVFAAGSERSSVAPAQPERPPPPLPPPRFPNSGV from the exons ATGGCCGATCCACGCGGCTTCAAACCAATAAATCAGTTGTGGCAGAGCGTGGCAGTATCAACGGATCCAGATTCGGAATACTTATACGAAGAGATCTCGGGCCTTTCGGGGTCCCAGGATATCGAGGTAAGGCCGGCGGGGGCCGCCGTCGTtggggaggaggaagaggaagaggaggaagaagaagagggaggagagggagcagaagaggaggaggaggaggaggaggaggaggaggaggaggaggaggaagaggaagaagaggaggaggacgaggaggacgaAGAGAGAGGACTCGaacgacaaaaagaaatttgtagcAGCAGAAGTAACAGAGGTTGGTGGAGATATCACGATACTGAGAGTATCGGCACCACCACCATCGCGACTAGCAAGAAAACAGGCGACTCGAGGTCGCGAAGCAGATCGGCCGACAGGCCATCATCGAGTGAGAGGAAAAATATCGGTAGCAGGGTGGAGGAGGAGCAGTATGCCGCGCGTAGGAGTTACGTGGAGTCCGGTACAGGAGCCGTACTGCCACCTCCTGCGACCGCTCTCAAGCTGACCAGGGAGCGAACAAGCAGCAGCACCGTTGCTCGGTACCTGCACTCGGCCAGTACCAATACCGGCCAACattatcaccatcatcatcacggCTTACACAGCAAACATCCGCCCGGAGGTGCGACTAGGCCGAGCGTCAGGCATCATCATCAGCATCGCTCAAGCCGCGGATTTTTCAGTAATGAGACGCAGGAAGAGATACAGGAGGACGATGAAGCTACTCTACGGGAGTTGCTTGTAAG TCTGCAGAAACAGGTCAGCGTTATGAGTATGAACTTGAGTGCCAAGTTGGACGAGCTGCAGCGGGGTGACCGCCAGCTGGAGACTACTGTCGCCCTGTGTGAGATACGCACGCAGCTACAGGAGCTCACCAAAAGTGTTGAGTCTTGCCAGAGCGAAGTCAGCGAGGTGAAGAGGGATATGGTTGCGATTAAG CACGAGCTAGACACCGTGCAGCAAGTAAAGGAGGAGATAGAGGAGTTACGAGAATATGTAGATCGTCTGGAAGAGCATTCACACCGGCGAAAACTCAGACTGTTGGAACAG GgcttaacatttttcttatcgtatgCGATATTGGCGGCTGTTTTGGGCATGTTGCAATTTGGATATAACACAGGAGTCATTAACGCACCCGAAGTG AATATAGAGAATTTTATGAAAGATgtgtataaaaatagatacgGAGAGGATATTACTGATGATTCTGTTAAAAAACTATATTCTATAGCGGTGAGCATATTTGCAATTGGTGGTATGCTAGGTGGTTTTAGCGGAGGAATAATTGCCAACAGATTTGGCAG AAAGGGGGGCTTACTGCTAAACAACGTGCTGGGCATCGTGGGGGCATGCCTGATGGGTTGTACAAAGATTGCTCACTCTTACGAAATGTTGTTCTTTGGACGGTTCATCATCGGTGTCAATTGTGGCTTAAATACCTCATTGGTTCCCATGTACATATCGGAGATAGCACCACTGAACCTAAGAGGTGGCCTAGGCACGGTGAACCAGCTCGCTGTTACGGTGGGCCTCCTGGTCTCCCAGGTGCTGGGCATCGAGCAAATCCTTGGGACAAACGAGGGTTGGCCTGTTCTCTTAGGATTAGCTATCTGTCCTGCCATTCTACAACTATTATTGCTTCCAATATGTCCCGAATCTCCGAG ATACTTGCTTATTACTAAACAATGGGAGGAAGAAGCACGAAAAGCTTTAAGAAGATTAAGAGCTAGCAATCAGGTAGAGGAAGATATCGAAGAGATGAGAGCAGAGGAAAGAGCTCAACAAGCTGAATCCACGATCTCTATGACAGAGCTTATATGTAGTCCAACGTTAAGAGCACCTCTTGTTATTGGTGTGGTCATGCAACTCTCGCAACAGCTATCTGGTATTAATGCC GTATTTTACTATTCTACGAGTTTGTTCACCAGTTCAGGTTTAACAGAAGAAAGCGCTAAATTTGCGACCATAGGCATAGGTGCCATTATGGTTGGTATGACGCTAGTTTCGATCCCACTTATGGATAGGACAGGAAGGCGTACCTTACATTTGTATGGTCTTGGTGGCATGtttatcttttcaatattCATCACAATTTCGTTTCTAATAAAG GAGTTTTTTGGTTACGTACAGGAAATGATTGACTGGATGTCCTATCTGTCGGTTGTATCGACGCTTAGTTTCGTGGTATTTTTTGCTGTGGGGCCTGGATCTATTCCTTGGATGATTACAGCAGAGTTGTTTTCGCAAGGCCCTAGACCTGCTGCTATGTCCATTGCAGTTCTTGTCAATTGGATGGCTAATTTTTTGGTTGGCATTGGTTTTCCAAGCATGAAG TCTAGCCTTGAAAACTACACGTTCCTACCGTTCAGTGCATTCCTAGCCATCTTCTGGATCTTCACTTACAAGAAGGTTCCTGAGACCAAAAATAAAACCTTTGAAGAGATTCTAGCtttattcagacatggtaacGACAG GAGCAGCTTGCGAGACAGCAGACTTTACGG GAGCATGCTAAACTGTGTGAATGCATTAGAGGGACACATACCGCCAGCAGAGAGTGCAGCCCTGATGGTGGCAGAAGAGAAGCCACATCCAGATTCAT TTGTGTTTGCAGCTGGATCCGAGCGATCTTCCGTCGCTCCCGCTCAACCGGAGAGGCCACCGCCCCCGCTTCCCCCGCCACGCTTTCCGAACAGCGGTGTCTGA
- the LOC124430838 gene encoding glucose transporter type 1 isoform X8, with product MVSLPPSLQKQVSVMSMNLSAKLDELQRGDRQLETTVALCEIRTQLQELTKSVESCQSEVSEVKRDMVAIKHELDTVQQVKEEIEELREYVDRLEEHSHRRKLRLLEQGLTFFLSYAILAAVLGMLQFGYNTGVINAPEVNIENFMKDVYKNRYGEDITDDSVKKLYSIAVSIFAIGGMLGGFSGGIIANRFGRKGGLLLNNVLGIVGACLMGCTKIAHSYEMLFFGRFIIGVNCGLNTSLVPMYISEIAPLNLRGGLGTVNQLAVTVGLLVSQVLGIEQILGTNEGWPVLLGLAICPAILQLLLLPICPESPRYLLITKQWEEEARKALRRLRASNQVEEDIEEMRAEERAQQAESTISMTELICSPTLRAPLVIGVVMQLSQQLSGINAVFYYSTSLFTSSGLTEESAKFATIGIGAIMVGMTLVSIPLMDRTGRRTLHLYGLGGMFIFSIFITISFLIKEFFGYVQEMIDWMSYLSVVSTLSFVVFFAVGPGSIPWMITAELFSQGPRPAAMSIAVLVNWMANFLVGIGFPSMKSSLENYTFLPFSAFLAIFWIFTYKKVPETKNKTFEEILALFRHGNDRSSLRDSRLYGSMLNCVNALEGHIPPAESAALMVAEEKPHPDSFVFAAGSERSSVAPAQPERPPPPLPPPRFPNSGV from the exons ATGGTCTCCCTACCTCCCAG TCTGCAGAAACAGGTCAGCGTTATGAGTATGAACTTGAGTGCCAAGTTGGACGAGCTGCAGCGGGGTGACCGCCAGCTGGAGACTACTGTCGCCCTGTGTGAGATACGCACGCAGCTACAGGAGCTCACCAAAAGTGTTGAGTCTTGCCAGAGCGAAGTCAGCGAGGTGAAGAGGGATATGGTTGCGATTAAG CACGAGCTAGACACCGTGCAGCAAGTAAAGGAGGAGATAGAGGAGTTACGAGAATATGTAGATCGTCTGGAAGAGCATTCACACCGGCGAAAACTCAGACTGTTGGAACAG GgcttaacatttttcttatcgtatgCGATATTGGCGGCTGTTTTGGGCATGTTGCAATTTGGATATAACACAGGAGTCATTAACGCACCCGAAGTG AATATAGAGAATTTTATGAAAGATgtgtataaaaatagatacgGAGAGGATATTACTGATGATTCTGTTAAAAAACTATATTCTATAGCGGTGAGCATATTTGCAATTGGTGGTATGCTAGGTGGTTTTAGCGGAGGAATAATTGCCAACAGATTTGGCAG AAAGGGGGGCTTACTGCTAAACAACGTGCTGGGCATCGTGGGGGCATGCCTGATGGGTTGTACAAAGATTGCTCACTCTTACGAAATGTTGTTCTTTGGACGGTTCATCATCGGTGTCAATTGTGGCTTAAATACCTCATTGGTTCCCATGTACATATCGGAGATAGCACCACTGAACCTAAGAGGTGGCCTAGGCACGGTGAACCAGCTCGCTGTTACGGTGGGCCTCCTGGTCTCCCAGGTGCTGGGCATCGAGCAAATCCTTGGGACAAACGAGGGTTGGCCTGTTCTCTTAGGATTAGCTATCTGTCCTGCCATTCTACAACTATTATTGCTTCCAATATGTCCCGAATCTCCGAG ATACTTGCTTATTACTAAACAATGGGAGGAAGAAGCACGAAAAGCTTTAAGAAGATTAAGAGCTAGCAATCAGGTAGAGGAAGATATCGAAGAGATGAGAGCAGAGGAAAGAGCTCAACAAGCTGAATCCACGATCTCTATGACAGAGCTTATATGTAGTCCAACGTTAAGAGCACCTCTTGTTATTGGTGTGGTCATGCAACTCTCGCAACAGCTATCTGGTATTAATGCC GTATTTTACTATTCTACGAGTTTGTTCACCAGTTCAGGTTTAACAGAAGAAAGCGCTAAATTTGCGACCATAGGCATAGGTGCCATTATGGTTGGTATGACGCTAGTTTCGATCCCACTTATGGATAGGACAGGAAGGCGTACCTTACATTTGTATGGTCTTGGTGGCATGtttatcttttcaatattCATCACAATTTCGTTTCTAATAAAG GAGTTTTTTGGTTACGTACAGGAAATGATTGACTGGATGTCCTATCTGTCGGTTGTATCGACGCTTAGTTTCGTGGTATTTTTTGCTGTGGGGCCTGGATCTATTCCTTGGATGATTACAGCAGAGTTGTTTTCGCAAGGCCCTAGACCTGCTGCTATGTCCATTGCAGTTCTTGTCAATTGGATGGCTAATTTTTTGGTTGGCATTGGTTTTCCAAGCATGAAG TCTAGCCTTGAAAACTACACGTTCCTACCGTTCAGTGCATTCCTAGCCATCTTCTGGATCTTCACTTACAAGAAGGTTCCTGAGACCAAAAATAAAACCTTTGAAGAGATTCTAGCtttattcagacatggtaacGACAG GAGCAGCTTGCGAGACAGCAGACTTTACGG GAGCATGCTAAACTGTGTGAATGCATTAGAGGGACACATACCGCCAGCAGAGAGTGCAGCCCTGATGGTGGCAGAAGAGAAGCCACATCCAGATTCAT TTGTGTTTGCAGCTGGATCCGAGCGATCTTCCGTCGCTCCCGCTCAACCGGAGAGGCCACCGCCCCCGCTTCCCCCGCCACGCTTTCCGAACAGCGGTGTCTGA